The sequence tttttcccatgacaaaaccagactaaaactaacaaaagtagatctgtgatgagtaaaactgactaaaagtaagataagtttttgtcaaaatgacttaaactaaactaaaatgtaatttagtttttgtcgggcattcaaaatctgatatttctccactgtgggtaaatctgtcaaaaaacaatgcatctgtatctgttctgcctcttagctgtagaagacagggaccccaggtttagcagagtgcagagaacacactaccatgatttggtactaaatttaggcaagaaataaatgcttggactaaaagtaaagacaaaaattagaggactttttatggactaaaactagactaaaatgttttgagttttcgtcgattaaaacaagactaaaacttaaaagggtagaaatgactaaaatgggactaaaactaaaatgtatttcatttgaagactaaaaatagctgccaaaattaacactgatgtcaACAACACACCCAGAATCAGTCTCAAGGTTTGTGGAGAGGGGGtgtcttttaaaactctgagcATCAaagtcttttctcttttttgtcaaactttTACCATTGAATTACTAATAAGGTTTCTCTCTGTAAGACTAAGAGTGGTATCTCAACACAGTTGCATCTCATTTCACCAAGAATATCCAAaatatcagagtttaaaaacaaatgatgtTTTCTTGTCTTCTAACAATCACAGTATTTGATCTTAGGATCTTTATAGTCATTTGTCCTGACCTCACTCTCCAGTTGTACAACTGctgtttttgactttattttctcCTCACTTTGATTGTGACACCTGACGGTGATTGCACTCATAAATCATCAACTTATATAGCCAAGAAAATCTTTGGTCAATAGTGCAGCTGAATGGTTCTGAAGCAAAATATGTCATTTCAGGGAATCCTTCAACAGAGTAAGAGCAGCTAAAGAGTTTCTCTTTGCTGCTGATGGTGAACTAACATATGTTTGGTCAGAGAATTTTTTCGGTTAAATTGTTTACCACACTTGGAGCACAAAAAGGGCTGCTCTCCTGTATGAATTCTCTTGTGAGCAGTCAAATAAGTTTCAAAACTAAATCTTTTGCCACAGTCTGAGCATTCAAAGGGTTTATGTGTGACATGGACTACCATATGCCTTTTCAAGGTAACTTTTGTGTAAAAACTTTGACTGCACTCAGAACAGCTGAAGGGTTTGTCTCCAGAGTGAATTTTCATATGTTCCTTCATATGGTGTTTAAAGGCAAATTTTTTACCACACACCGAGCATCCAAAGGGTCTCTCTCCTGTATGAGTCCTCCTGTGTTGGGTTAATGTACTTTTAGCAGTAAAATTTTTACCACAGACTGAGCATTTATAGGGCTTCTCACCTGAATGACTTCTCCTGTGCTTGGTCAAATAACTTTTATGGGCAAatgttttaccacactcagagcagctgaagagtTTCTGTTTAGTGTGAACTGACATGTGTTTGGTCACAGAGGTTTGATGGGCAAATCTTTggccacactcagagcagctgaagggtttgtGTCCTGAGTGTGTTCTCATgtgaaatgtcaaattttggtTTTTGACGAAGCTTTTACCACACACTGAGCAAAGatagggtttctctcctgtatgGGTTCTCCTGTGTCTGGTCAAGTTACACCTAAGGGCAAACATTTTACCACAATCTGAGCAGTCAAAGGGTTTCTTTCCTGTATGAATCATCTTGTGCCTAGTCAAATAACTTTTCAAGGGAAATGTTTTACCacattcagagcagctgaagagtTTCTCTTTAGTGTGAAGTAATACATGTCTGCTCAGAGAACCTTGTCGGGTAAATGTTTGACCACAGTCTAAGCAGCTGAAGAGTTTGTGTCCagagtgtgttttcatgtgccATGTCAAAGTTTGTTTATAAGTGAATCTTTTACCACACACTGAGCAGTCGAAGGGCTTCACTCCTGTATGGATTCTCTTGTGTCTAATCAAATTACATTTCAAGGAAAATGTTTTACCACACTCTGAGCAGTCAAGgactttttttcctgcatgaATCCTTCTGTGTCTGGTTAAATAACTTTCCTGGGCAAATGTTCTACCACATTCAAAGCACCTGAAGATTTTGTCTCCAGAGTGTGTTCTCATATTGCCAGTTAAACTTTGTGTATCGGTAACTCCCGTACCACACTGTGAGCCATCAAGGGGTTTCACTCCTGAATGAATTCTCTTGTGTTTGGTCATACTGCTTTTACAGATAAATTTTTTCCCACACTCTGAGCACtcaaagggtttctctcctgtatgaATCATCCTGTGTTTGGTCAAATAAGTTTTATAGGCAAATgctttaccacactcagagcagctgaagagtTTCTGTTTAGTGTGAACTAACATGTGTACGGTCAGACTTCCTTTGCAGCTAAATGTctgaccacactcagagcaactGAAGGGTTTTTCTCCAGTGTGTGTTCTCATATGCTTCTTCATATGCTGTTGAAGGGTAAATTTTTTACCACACACTGAGCAGtcaaatggtttctctcctgtat comes from Cheilinus undulatus linkage group 16, ASM1832078v1, whole genome shotgun sequence and encodes:
- the LOC121523764 gene encoding zinc finger protein 260-like isoform X2, whose product is MIELTLVPVPVKIEEDEEKPQSSDIHQRQSEQVEAGAAGSNVSERDLQQETEVKSEDSSGAETDNSVDWKETSRRQSTSVSLENIKSKRKKTDRISHPCSDSVKTGENPLNCVVCGKNFNNKKDLSRHLLVHTKPKLFSCSECGKNFGNRCHLSQHERIHTGEKPFECSVCGKRFRLKNGLAEHMRIHTGEKPFDCSVCGKKFTLQQHMKKHMRTHTGEKPFSCSECGQTFSCKGSLTVHMLVHTKQKLFSCSECGKAFAYKTYLTKHRMIHTGEKPFECSECGKKFICKSSMTKHKRIHSGVKPLDGSQCGTGVTDTQSLTGNMRTHSGDKIFRCFECGRTFAQESYLTRHRRIHAGKKVLDCSECGKTFSLKCNLIRHKRIHTGVKPFDCSVCGKRFTYKQTLTWHMKTHSGHKLFSCLDCGQTFTRQGSLSRHVLLHTKEKLFSCSECGKTFPLKSYLTRHKMIHTGKKPFDCSDCGKMFALRCNLTRHRRTHTGEKPYLCSVCGKSFVKNQNLTFHMRTHSGHKPFSCSECGQRFAHQTSVTKHMSVHTKQKLFSCSECGKTFAHKSYLTKHRRSHSGEKPYKCSVCGKNFTAKSTLTQHRRTHTGERPFGCSVCGKKFAFKHHMKEHMKIHSGDKPFSCSECSQSFYTKVTLKRHMVVHVTHKPFECSDCGKRFSFETYLTAHKRIHTGEQPFLCSKCGKQFNRKNSLTKHMLVHHQQQRETL
- the LOC121523764 gene encoding zinc finger protein 260-like isoform X1 — its product is MSGFQGLSVFPVEVHELSVSKEEVSSGQERSSSPNQITESPHLKEEPEEQWISQEGEEYRWNADMIELTLVPVPVKIEEDEEKPQSSDIHQRQSEQVEAGAAGSNVSERDLQQETEVKSEDSSGAETDNSVDWKETSRRQSTSVSLENIKSKRKKTDRISHPCSDSVKTGENPLNCVVCGKNFNNKKDLSRHLLVHTKPKLFSCSECGKNFGNRCHLSQHERIHTGEKPFECSVCGKRFRLKNGLAEHMRIHTGEKPFDCSVCGKKFTLQQHMKKHMRTHTGEKPFSCSECGQTFSCKGSLTVHMLVHTKQKLFSCSECGKAFAYKTYLTKHRMIHTGEKPFECSECGKKFICKSSMTKHKRIHSGVKPLDGSQCGTGVTDTQSLTGNMRTHSGDKIFRCFECGRTFAQESYLTRHRRIHAGKKVLDCSECGKTFSLKCNLIRHKRIHTGVKPFDCSVCGKRFTYKQTLTWHMKTHSGHKLFSCLDCGQTFTRQGSLSRHVLLHTKEKLFSCSECGKTFPLKSYLTRHKMIHTGKKPFDCSDCGKMFALRCNLTRHRRTHTGEKPYLCSVCGKSFVKNQNLTFHMRTHSGHKPFSCSECGQRFAHQTSVTKHMSVHTKQKLFSCSECGKTFAHKSYLTKHRRSHSGEKPYKCSVCGKNFTAKSTLTQHRRTHTGERPFGCSVCGKKFAFKHHMKEHMKIHSGDKPFSCSECSQSFYTKVTLKRHMVVHVTHKPFECSDCGKRFSFETYLTAHKRIHTGEQPFLCSKCGKQFNRKNSLTKHMLVHHQQQRETL